From Pseudomonas sp. StFLB209, a single genomic window includes:
- a CDS encoding LysR family transcriptional regulator, which produces MQYEINHNDLTLVLALVRGRSLARAAELLQVDISTVFRSIRRLESSLGSALFEKNRRGYVPTDIAQAMAEQAERAEQALSAARMALQQGEQVVSGTVRLTCTEAVLHSLLLPALARFMPAYPALNLELSTSNNFANLSRRDADIALRLTDTPPEHLVGRELGSADYVICGRPDYREALEKDPTSVPWIAPDDSMPEHVSVIWRERTWPNVVPRYRCSSMAAVSQLVGAGLGVAALTDFTARDLQGVEALSEPLVGCNTGVWLLTRPDCRALRSVQTLFDELTPRLREALE; this is translated from the coding sequence ATGCAATATGAAATCAACCATAACGACCTGACTCTGGTGCTCGCGCTGGTGCGCGGCCGCTCGTTGGCCAGGGCCGCAGAACTGCTGCAGGTCGACATTTCCACGGTGTTTCGTTCGATCCGCCGGCTGGAAAGTTCATTGGGCAGCGCGCTGTTTGAAAAGAACCGACGCGGTTATGTGCCCACTGACATCGCCCAAGCCATGGCCGAGCAGGCCGAGCGCGCCGAACAGGCACTGAGCGCTGCACGCATGGCGCTGCAACAGGGTGAACAGGTGGTCAGCGGCACGGTGCGCCTGACCTGCACCGAAGCGGTGTTGCACAGCCTGTTGCTGCCGGCACTGGCGCGCTTCATGCCGGCTTATCCGGCGCTGAACCTGGAGCTGTCGACCTCCAATAATTTCGCCAACCTCAGCCGCCGCGATGCCGACATCGCCCTGCGCCTGACCGACACCCCGCCCGAGCATCTGGTGGGCCGCGAGCTGGGCAGTGCCGACTATGTGATCTGCGGGCGGCCGGATTATCGTGAAGCGCTGGAAAAAGACCCCACCTCGGTGCCATGGATCGCCCCGGACGACTCGATGCCCGAGCACGTTTCGGTGATCTGGCGCGAGCGTACCTGGCCCAATGTCGTGCCGCGCTATCGCTGCAGCAGCATGGCGGCGGTCTCGCAGCTGGTCGGCGCCGGTCTTGGCGTGGCAGCACTCACCGACTTCACCGCCCGTGACCTGCAGGGCGTCGAGGCCTTGAGCGAACCACTGGTGGGCTGCAACACTGGCGTCTGGCTGCTGACCCGTCCCGATTGCCGGGCACTGCGCTCGGTGCAGACGCTGTTCGATGAACTGACACCGAGGCTGCGCGAAGCACTGGAATGA
- a CDS encoding TRAP transporter substrate-binding protein, translated as MTFKRKLLLAVLPFALSLSTSASALDIKFAEIHPAGYPTVVAEQNMGKKLEQATNGKITFKMFAGGVLGSEKEVVEQVQIGAVQMARVSLGIVGPVVPDVNVFNMPFVFRDHEHMRKIIDGEIGQEILDKITNSDFNLVALAWMDGGTRSIYTKKPVRKIEDLKGMKIRVQGNPLFIDMMNAMGGNGIAMDTGEIFSALQTGVIDGAENNPPTLLEHNHFQSAKFYTLTGHLILPEPVVISKTTWNKLSADEQALVKKLAREAQMEERTLWDAKSAASEEKLKAAGVEFITVDKKPFYDATAPVREKYGAPFADLMKRIAAVQ; from the coding sequence ATGACCTTCAAACGCAAGCTGCTCCTGGCCGTTCTGCCGTTCGCCCTCAGCCTGTCGACCAGCGCCTCGGCGCTGGATATCAAGTTCGCTGAAATCCACCCGGCGGGCTACCCGACCGTGGTCGCTGAACAGAACATGGGCAAAAAACTCGAACAGGCCACCAACGGCAAAATCACCTTCAAGATGTTTGCCGGCGGCGTGCTGGGCTCCGAGAAGGAGGTTGTCGAACAGGTCCAGATCGGCGCGGTGCAGATGGCCCGTGTCAGCCTGGGCATTGTTGGGCCGGTGGTGCCGGATGTGAACGTGTTCAACATGCCGTTCGTGTTCCGTGACCACGAACACATGCGCAAGATCATCGACGGCGAGATCGGCCAGGAGATCCTCGACAAGATCACCAATTCCGACTTCAACCTGGTAGCGCTGGCCTGGATGGATGGCGGCACCCGCAGCATCTACACCAAAAAGCCGGTGCGCAAGATCGAAGACCTCAAGGGCATGAAGATCCGCGTACAGGGCAACCCGCTGTTCATCGACATGATGAATGCCATGGGCGGCAACGGCATTGCCATGGACACCGGTGAGATTTTCAGTGCCCTGCAGACCGGGGTCATCGACGGTGCCGAGAACAACCCGCCGACCCTGCTGGAGCACAACCACTTCCAGAGCGCCAAGTTCTACACCCTGACCGGCCACTTGATCCTGCCAGAGCCGGTAGTGATCTCCAAAACCACCTGGAACAAGCTCAGCGCCGATGAACAGGCTCTGGTCAAGAAACTGGCCCGCGAAGCGCAGATGGAAGAACGCACCCTGTGGGACGCCAAGTCGGCCGCCAGTGAAGAGAAACTCAAGGCCGCCGGCGTTGAGTTCATCACCGTCGACAAGAAACCGTTCTATGACGCCACCGCACCGGTACGGGAAAAATACGGCGCGCCGTTTGCCGACCTGATGAAACGCATCGCCGCCGTACAGTAA
- a CDS encoding glutamine synthetase family protein, whose protein sequence is MSSVSPRAIVCADEVSEFLQAHPEVQFVDLLISDMNGVVRGKRIERPSLHKVYERGINLPASLFALDINGSTVESTGLGLDIGDSDRVCYPIPGTLAYEPWQKRPTAQLLMTMHELDGQPFFADPREVLRQVVARFDAMGLRICAAFELEFYLIDQENVNGRPQPPRSPISGKRPHSTQVYLIDDLDEYADCLQDILEAAKEQGIPADAIVKESAPAQFEVNLHHVEDAMLACDYAVLLKRLIKNIAYDHEMDTTFMAKPYPGQAGNGLHVHISLIDKATGKNIFASDVPQEHAELRHAIAGVLETMPASMAFLCPNVNSYRRFGAQFYVPNAPSWGLDNRTVAVRVPTGAANAIRIEQRVAGADANPYLMMAAILAGIHHGLTHKLEPGEPIEGNSYEQLEQSLPNNLRDALRELDDSEVMNKYISPEYIDIFVACKESEMAEFEASISDLEYNWYLHTV, encoded by the coding sequence ATGTCGTCGGTATCCCCGCGCGCCATTGTCTGTGCTGATGAAGTGAGTGAGTTCCTCCAGGCTCACCCTGAAGTCCAGTTCGTCGATCTGCTGATCTCTGATATGAACGGTGTGGTGCGCGGCAAGCGCATCGAGCGCCCCAGCCTGCATAAGGTCTACGAGCGCGGCATCAATCTGCCAGCGTCGCTGTTCGCCCTGGACATCAACGGCTCGACGGTGGAAAGCACCGGGCTTGGCCTGGACATCGGCGACTCGGACCGGGTTTGCTACCCGATCCCCGGCACCCTGGCCTATGAGCCCTGGCAAAAGCGCCCGACTGCGCAGTTGCTGATGACCATGCACGAGCTGGACGGCCAGCCGTTCTTTGCCGACCCGCGCGAAGTGCTGCGCCAGGTGGTGGCGCGTTTCGATGCCATGGGCCTGCGCATCTGTGCAGCCTTCGAGCTGGAGTTTTACCTGATCGATCAGGAGAACGTGAACGGCCGGCCACAACCGCCGCGCTCGCCCATCTCCGGCAAACGTCCACACTCCACTCAGGTCTACCTGATCGACGATCTGGACGAATACGCCGACTGTCTGCAGGACATTCTCGAAGCGGCCAAGGAGCAGGGCATTCCTGCCGACGCTATCGTCAAGGAAAGCGCCCCGGCGCAGTTCGAGGTCAACCTGCATCACGTCGAAGATGCCATGCTGGCGTGCGACTACGCGGTGCTGCTCAAGCGCCTGATCAAGAACATCGCCTACGACCATGAAATGGACACCACCTTCATGGCCAAGCCCTATCCGGGCCAGGCGGGCAACGGCCTGCACGTGCATATCTCGCTGATCGACAAAGCCACCGGCAAGAACATCTTTGCCAGCGATGTGCCGCAAGAGCATGCCGAGTTGCGGCACGCCATTGCCGGGGTGCTGGAAACCATGCCGGCGTCGATGGCCTTTCTGTGCCCCAACGTCAACTCCTACCGCCGCTTCGGCGCGCAATTCTACGTACCCAATGCGCCGAGTTGGGGGCTGGACAATCGCACCGTGGCCGTGCGCGTGCCGACCGGCGCGGCCAACGCCATTCGTATCGAGCAGCGGGTCGCCGGCGCCGATGCCAACCCGTACCTGATGATGGCGGCGATCCTGGCCGGTATTCACCACGGCCTGACCCATAAACTCGAACCGGGTGAGCCGATCGAAGGCAACTCTTACGAGCAGCTTGAGCAGAGCCTGCCCAACAACCTGCGCGATGCGTTGCGCGAGCTGGACGACAGCGAGGTCATGAACAAGTACATCAGCCCCGAATACATCGACATCTTCGTGGCTTGCAAGGAAAGCGAAATGGCCGAGTTCGAAGCCTCGATCTCTGACCTGGAATACAACTGGTACCTGCACACCGTTTAA
- a CDS encoding TRAP transporter small permease, whose protein sequence is MKNLFLRLNDVLYSSCIWIAGLSILAMSLIIPWGIFARYVLGSGSSWPEPVAILLMVVFCFIGAAASYRAGAHMAVAMVTDRLPPVPKRAAALLVQVLMVAVCVYMTYYGTRLCMTTWNQYLASLPGVRVGMTYAPIPVGGLLTLSFVLEKLIWGDQSHRKVVRFDLVEENEGAA, encoded by the coding sequence ATGAAAAACCTCTTCCTGCGCCTCAACGATGTGTTGTACAGCAGTTGTATCTGGATCGCAGGCCTATCGATCCTGGCCATGTCGCTGATCATTCCCTGGGGCATCTTCGCCCGCTATGTGCTCGGCAGCGGCTCCAGTTGGCCGGAGCCGGTGGCAATCCTGCTGATGGTGGTGTTCTGTTTCATCGGTGCAGCCGCCAGTTACCGGGCCGGAGCGCACATGGCCGTGGCCATGGTCACCGACCGCCTGCCACCGGTCCCCAAACGAGCCGCCGCCCTGCTCGTGCAAGTGTTGATGGTCGCCGTGTGCGTGTACATGACCTATTACGGCACCCGGCTGTGCATGACCACCTGGAACCAGTACCTGGCGTCACTGCCGGGCGTGCGGGTCGGCATGACCTATGCCCCGATTCCGGTCGGCGGTCTGCTGACCCTGAGCTTCGTACTGGAAAAACTCATCTGGGGCGACCAGAGCCACCGCAAGGTGGTGCGTTTCGACCTGGTGGAAGAAAACGAGGGAGCAGCATAA
- a CDS encoding NAD-dependent epimerase/dehydratase family protein, which yields MTHTPFKRLLLTGAAGGLGKVLRERLKGFTEVLRLSDISPIEPASTAQEEIVQCDLADKTAVHDLVAGVDAIIHFGGVSTEHAFEDILGPNICGVFHIYEAARKHGVKRIIFASSNHVIGFYRQDERIDAHSQRRPDSYYGLSKCYGEDVASFYFDRYGIETVSLRIGSSFPEPANRRMLSTWLSYDDLTHLIERSLFTPDVGHTVVYGASANREVWWDNRHAAHLGFQPKDCSEQFRAQVEKQPAPAADDPNRVYQGGAFVAAGPFD from the coding sequence ATGACTCACACACCCTTCAAGCGCCTGCTGCTCACCGGAGCGGCAGGCGGACTCGGCAAAGTGCTGCGTGAACGCCTCAAGGGCTTTACCGAAGTGCTGCGCCTTTCTGATATCAGCCCGATCGAGCCGGCCAGCACCGCGCAGGAAGAAATCGTGCAATGCGACCTGGCCGACAAGACCGCGGTGCACGACCTGGTCGCCGGCGTCGACGCGATCATCCACTTTGGCGGCGTATCGACCGAGCACGCCTTCGAAGACATCCTCGGCCCGAACATCTGCGGCGTGTTTCATATCTACGAAGCGGCGCGCAAGCACGGGGTCAAACGCATCATCTTTGCCAGCTCCAACCATGTGATTGGCTTCTACCGCCAGGACGAGCGCATCGACGCCCACTCGCAACGGCGTCCCGACAGTTACTACGGGCTGTCGAAGTGCTACGGCGAAGACGTCGCCAGTTTCTACTTTGACCGCTATGGCATCGAGACCGTCAGCCTGCGCATCGGCTCGTCATTCCCGGAGCCGGCCAACCGGCGGATGCTCAGCACCTGGCTGAGCTATGACGACCTGACCCATTTGATTGAGCGCAGCCTGTTCACCCCTGACGTCGGTCACACCGTGGTTTATGGCGCCTCAGCCAACCGCGAGGTCTGGTGGGACAACCGCCACGCTGCCCACCTGGGTTTTCAGCCCAAGGATTGTTCAGAGCAGTTCCGCGCGCAGGTCGAGAAGCAGCCGGCACCGGCCGCCGATGATCCGAACCGGGTCTATCAGGGCGGTGCCTTCGTGGCGGCTGGCCCCTTCGACTGA
- a CDS encoding OprD family porin → MNTRKTLRLALIGASVIGSLPGAASAAGFTDDAKATLGLRNFYINRNFTNPANAQSKAEEWTQSFILDARSGFTEGPVGFGVDVLGRWSLKLDGGGGTYGTALLPRHDDGRPADDFGRLGVAAKARISKTELKVGEWMPVLPILRADDGRSQPQTLRGGQITSKEIDGLTLYAGQFRANSPRNDASMEDMSYGGGLSDRFNFAGGEYTFNQNRTLIGLWNAQLKDVYQQQYLQLTHSQPLGDWTLGANLGYFRGDDDGARRAGRLDNKTWSGLFSARIGANTFYLGLQKVDGNTWMRVNGTSGGTLANDSYNSSFDNANERSWQVRHDLNFASLGVPGLTLMNRYISGQDVHSGVITDGKEWIRESELAYVIQSGSLKNLSVRWRNSSIRRDFSNNEFDENRLIFNYPLSIL, encoded by the coding sequence ATGAATACCCGCAAGACGCTACGCCTCGCGCTGATTGGCGCCAGTGTGATCGGTAGTTTGCCAGGCGCTGCCAGCGCCGCCGGTTTCACCGACGACGCCAAGGCCACCCTCGGCCTGCGCAACTTCTACATCAACCGTAATTTCACCAACCCGGCCAACGCTCAGAGCAAAGCTGAGGAATGGACCCAGAGTTTCATCCTCGATGCCCGTTCCGGCTTTACTGAAGGGCCGGTCGGCTTCGGTGTCGATGTGCTTGGTCGCTGGTCGCTCAAGCTCGATGGCGGCGGCGGCACTTACGGAACCGCGCTGCTGCCACGCCATGACGACGGCCGCCCGGCGGATGATTTCGGGCGCCTGGGGGTAGCGGCCAAGGCGAGGATTTCCAAGACCGAACTGAAAGTCGGTGAGTGGATGCCGGTGTTGCCGATCCTGCGGGCCGACGACGGACGCTCACAGCCACAGACCTTGCGCGGCGGGCAGATCACCTCCAAAGAGATCGATGGCCTGACCTTGTATGCCGGGCAGTTTCGCGCCAATAGCCCGCGCAACGATGCCAGCATGGAGGACATGAGTTACGGCGGCGGTCTGTCGGACCGTTTCAACTTTGCCGGTGGTGAGTACACGTTTAACCAAAACCGCACCCTGATCGGTTTGTGGAACGCGCAGCTCAAGGACGTCTACCAACAGCAGTACCTGCAACTGACTCATAGCCAGCCGCTTGGCGACTGGACCCTGGGCGCCAACCTGGGCTATTTCCGGGGTGATGACGACGGCGCCCGACGCGCTGGACGGCTCGATAACAAGACCTGGTCGGGCCTGTTCTCGGCCAGGATCGGCGCCAACACGTTCTACCTTGGCCTGCAGAAAGTCGATGGCAATACCTGGATGCGCGTCAACGGCACCAGCGGCGGCACCTTGGCCAACGACAGTTACAACTCAAGCTTCGACAACGCCAACGAACGCTCCTGGCAAGTGCGCCACGACCTTAACTTCGCCTCTCTGGGCGTTCCTGGCCTGACCCTGATGAATCGCTACATCAGCGGCCAGGACGTGCACAGCGGCGTGATTACCGATGGCAAGGAATGGATCCGTGAATCTGAACTGGCCTACGTCATCCAGAGCGGCAGCCTCAAAAATCTGAGCGTCAGATGGCGCAACTCCAGCATTCGTCGCGACTTCAGCAACAACGAGTTTGACGAGAACCGGCTGATTTTCAACTACCCGCTGTCGATTCTCTGA